The DNA sequence TTGTTTGTATCTGGTTCATCTAGCGTTTCTGGGCTAATCTGGTAAGAGTAATCACCAATACTTTCCGATGTCTTCATACCTTTTCGTTGTAAGTTAGCACGAATTACTGCAGAAACAACCAAATCAATAATACATTTCTTCATAAGTACCTGCAGATCATCATAATCTTGTATCTTATATTCGAATTCATATAACTGATTTTCGGATAAACCATAAACAATCCGCCCATTTACAGTAATAGAATTGGTCATATCTTGTTTCGAACTAACATGAGTAACTTTTGCTATAGATTCAGCAGGAAACGAAAGCCAACCTAGCTTACTTGTTTGGATGATTTCTTTCATCGGATTCTCCGGCTTAACTCTTAAATACTTCCTAGCAATAACCGCATAGTAATCTATTAGTTCTTGAATTACTGTATTAGGCATCTTCTGTACATTTACGCGGTCTTTAATGTCCTGCATGGTAATGTCCATTATGTTTCTTTCTCCTTCTTATCGACTTCTTTTACAAATTCAAAATGTCCAGTACTTACAAGGTAATCAGCTTTTTCATTTGCAATTGTTTCTTCTTGGCCATTCTTAAACTTTTGTCCATAAGCGGTATAAGTTCCACCGTATCGCAGCGTAACTACTTTCATAATTAACACTCCTTTCACGAATGTAAACTATTGCATGAAAGTTTACATTCGTATTGTTGGTTTTATTGGTTATAACTCGTTTTCTATTAAAAATAAGAAAATAACAAAAAAGTATACATTCAAAACCCCAATAACAAAGGGTTTATTCCCATAAAAAATACACCTAATTATTAGGCGTCGAATGTATCAGGAATATTCGTCAGAATTGCTACTGCATCCATTTCTTGAATAATAGCGTCATCGTCAAAATGAATTACATAGAAGCGCTTATCTTCCATTACTGCAGCTTTACCCTCTGTTGTTTTACGAACACGAGTTTCATAAGTATTAACTGCAATAAAGTTACGTGGATCTGCAAGAATGATAATGTCATCTGAAAATGATGGAACCTCTGCAATTCCATATCCCATTGGTTTATTAACTTGATCTCCTGCTCCAAGTAACGCAGCATCACCAGCGCCTGTAGGACGGTTTGTTAAATATTCAATCCATTTTTCTCTACGATTTGGTGACATAATCCAACGTAGGTTACTATTCTTATATTTGTTTGGCATTACTCCGGATAAAGCGAAGAATGAACTTTTACCGAATCCATTGGCTTTTGCGGCTTCTCCTGTACCAGTTACTAGTTTAGAGTGGTCTACAATATGTGATTCTTTCGATTTTAGGATTTTCTTTAACCAACCATCATTAATTGATAAAAATGGATCAGATGAGTCAACATCTCCATTCCAATGTAAATCCTCTAAATCAATACCTGTTTGAGTTGCCATAAGGGTCATTACAGTGTCCTCAAAACTATCACCTTCAATATTTTCACGAAGAGTTTCTTCATTAATTTCCCAAGGTAGACGAATCGCCTTTGTATTATAAGGGACATTTGATGTTTTAACACCTGCACGGTATTCATCATCGTTACCCTCTGTTTTCTTACGAAGAATACGTCCGCCAATAGCGATTTTATCAATTACCCCCTGTTTTGCTTTACGCATTTCTTTGCGGTGTAACTGCGAGAATGGCGTTGAATCAAAGGCCATTCTAAAGAATTCTTTACTCTGCTCCGGATTTAATAATCCTGAAGAAATCGATCCAGTTGAAATAGCACCTTTTGAAATTCGTTGCACATGTGCTAATAATTCTGCGTTAGTCATTGTCATAGTTATATCCTCCTCTTATTTTAGGTCAAGGCCTGCAAAAACAGATTTTTTAATTGGTTGTTGTCCTGGTGTAAATAATTCGTCTGGGTCTAGGCCTTTACGAATAGAAGCTGCTTTTTCGATATTTTCAAGACGTTCAGCAAATGGTTCTAATGCTTTTTGGATAACTGCTGCAGTTTTTTCTTCCTCTGTTAGCTCTTCTGGTTTTGGTTCTATTTCTTCGCCATTCACTTGCTTTTCAATCTTATCTAACTTAGTAGTTAGTGGCTCTACCGCTTGTTTAACAATCTCTGCAATATCTTCTGCTTTCATTTCGTCTTCCTCCTGTGGTGAAGCAGCTTCTTTTATTTCACTAATTAAAGCTAATGCTTCATCTAATTTTTCATGATTCTTTTGGGACAATACTTTCCCAGCTTTTTTAATACTTTCTAATACAATGTTTTCTGCTTGTACACTATCTTCTGATTTTGCGATGGTATAACCGCCTTTAATAGAAGAGAGTATATCCTTCATATCATCAAGAGCAGTTGCCATACGGTCGATATCAGGATTACTTTCCCAAATCTCCCAATAGAACACATCTTCGAACAAATTAAAAACGGCACGTAAATCACGATTCTGTCTTTCATCTACAAAACGATCTTTTACTTCACCCTTTTTGATCTCGTGTTTCTCGCCTTTGAAGAAACCGACCATTTTACGAATAATGCCTTTCTCTTCATGAGTAAGATCATCTGCTTTTGCGATTTCTACACGTTCGCCAAATCCACCCATTGAAAAGCCAGTAACTTCACCTTTTTTAATTTCTTCCCAGGTGTCTGTATCATCCACACGAACGGTCATAAGCCATGTTCCTGCCTTTACTTCTTGATCGCCTACTGTCATATCACTTTTAGCAATCCAGTTTTCAACAACTGTCCCTTTACCAGCGATTTCATCATGTTGTTTGTCAATGTGTTGGTAATTTTCCATAAAGGTATATGCAGCCTTTTCAATTTCTTCTGCGGTCATTGTATCCCCGTGTGTATCTTCTACATCTGGTTCATATACCACACCTGTAACAAGCTGCTTATCTTCCTCTGTTTTAAGGATTGGAACCTGCTTTGATATATTTGGTTGTTTGGCAGTTGCGCTCTTCATAATGGCAAACTGACGACCGTTAGCGCCCTTTGTAACCAATGAAACATAACTAATATTGGCGTTTTTTAATTCGTAACCCATCGTTTTACCTCCTTCCCTATAAATATTGGGGTTCCACTGTCAAAACGCATAGCAGCCAATTTAAAGCCGTATACGTTTTGACGATGAAACCCCAATCAAATAGGTGTATTATATTACTCTTCTGAAATCATAGTGCAGCGACAATGAGGATGAGCTGGCGGACACATCTTTCCATTACTAAATAAATCATCAATATCTACCGTTTCCCCATGTAGACCACCACATTCTTTACAAACACGCTCATCGTTTCCTGTAAGCCATGTTTTCTTGTTTCTATTTGCGCCCTTATAAGCAATTAAATTGCCGTAATTCATTGCATATGTTGTTTCTGTACGTGCAATCATCATTGCTCTGTAGTTGCTTGCTTCTGACATTACATCTGCAATGGAAACACTTAATGCATCAACACCCATTCCTTCACTAAGATTCTTTAGCATTGTTTCTCTTAATCTATCTTTAGTGGTTTCATGGATTCCCTTTGCTAATTCAAAAGCGTAAGTAGCTACCCATTTTGCAGCAACGTCACCAATTGGATCTAATACCATCCAGGTTAAACCGTTAGAAGCTATAGTACTCTGTACAAACTCCGTTACATCATCCTGTAGTGTGTCCGTGACTTCATCGACAAACATTTGTCTTTCCTCATCCCAATCAACACTATCCAGAAATTCATCAACTTCTGCTTCTGCAATTACAAGATCAATCTCTTCATCTGCTTTATTAATACGAATTACGGGAAGCAGGTTTAAGAGCCTTTTTCCCTGCTCTGAAAAAAATCAGCTACCTTCTTTTGCATAGCTTTCTCTATTTCTTCATGCTTTTCCCTAAATGCATTAATAGCAATTAAGTTATCTTGTTCATCATCTGCAGATTTTGCAATTGGTTCAGGCGGAGAAGGTTCGGTTTTACCATCATAGAATTTATCCCCTTCTGGTACAGGTTCATAACCTACCACTTTACGGGACTCATTCAGTTTTAATATTCCACCTTCATAACTATCTTTTGCATACTTCAAATCTGCTTCACGATCATCTGTATCAATTTCATTTAATTTAAAATGCCAATCTAAACCGCCTAGTATATCAGCAAATACACGGAACAATTGATTGTTTAATCGATGTTCTAATATTTCTTGTCCAGGTTCAATAATAGAACGCTTGTACATCTCATTCATTTCTTTAGCAGTTGTTTGCCCTAATGAACCTGTCATAGCCCAACCGATACGATATGGCGGTACACGATGGGCCACACATATCTCCATTGCACTATCCTGCTTATATAAACGGAAACTGCCCTCTTTTACATCAGGGCTTATTTTTTCTAGCCTAGCTTTCGCACCATGTGGTACAGGTACAACGGCTAATTTATGATGTTCTCCTTTTGTTTCTGTAGAGAAAAATACTTTTAGTTCATTTTCCGTACCGTCATCTATCTCATCAACACCCTCAATGAATAGTATGGAATCAGGAATAGTCTTACCTGTGAAAAAGTTAATATTGTAATCTCTTACTGCTTGAGAGCCAACTATTGAGCCAATAGAACTAACGTAATTAGGTATCCCATAATAAGAAGAACGAGAACCGAATTTACGAATAACAATAACTTCACCGGCTTTTTCTGTACCGTTTTCTGCAATATCTTCTTCATTTAAAGGTCTACCATCAGCAAGACGAAAATCATCAGGATAACCAAACTTTTTAAACCATCGTTCTTTGTTATTTACGCTTTGAGCAAAGCGAACTTTATCTTTATGAGCACGAACTGTATGAGCTGGAATGTGGTATAGTTCTGACGGTTCATTCTTGTTATTACGAACAACTTCAATAATGCCCCATCCAACGGTTTCATAATCATCCCATACCGCCCTTATGATCTCTGAGCTTGTCATTTCCGGATTGCAATTCCGCATAAATTCTTTTAACCTTTTATATTGCTCCTGGCTCGCTGCTTCTTTTACTTCTTCAAAAGGGGCAAAGTCAAAACCAACACCCGCAATATCATCCACTTTCGCGCTAATACAAGCAGAATGAATGGGATTACTTTCCTTTATTTCCAGCAACACTGCCATATCATAAGGAGGTTTAATTAATCCTTTATCACTATATGTTTGTGCAAATGGGTCAACCGCCATTTGTTTACTGTTGTCTTCCCTGTTCTTTGGATCATCTGCTGCTTTATTAATGCCAAATACTTTTACATTCTTAATTGTTTTCTTATCGCTCATATCGTTTGTATGTCCTCCTTTCTTCTATTAATAAATAGCAAAAGAAATAGCCGAACAATAAATGTCCGACTACACTCTTTTAACCTTCCCACCCATAACTACTTTCGGTTTATAGAAGGCTAGAACTATAGCATCTGCTCTATCGGGTGATTGCAATCCGCGTTTCTTCATTTCTTCTTTTCGCTCTAATGCAATCTTACCTCTACTTGTTATTCTGTATTTACGGCTAGAAAATTGAGAAATCATTTTTTCATCATTTGGAATCTCCATTGTAGGTTCTTCACCCTGTATAAATGCTTTCATATTCTCTTCAAGTAAATCTCTTACTACGGCCCAACCTTCTGCACCTGCATTATCATAATGCTCATCATCAAGCGGCTTCCCGTTATTCACAACCGGATATACTTTGAATGGTAATCGTTCAGATTTAATAACTTCTTTCAATCTGTCCGTAACACCACCACCAACACCACTATCATCGACTTTTATATCAACTCTTTTTAACTGCTTGTACTTTGCCATGTATTCCTTAGCTAATTTCAATACGTGGCCAGCAGTTTCCATAGTATCTTGTTTATAGTGGTTTAATAATTTAAAGACTTTATTTCCTATCCTTGGAGCAATTACAGTTTCATCATCACCAAATCGTGCAACGTCAACACCTAAGTCAAGTGTTTCACCAGTCGGCTCCACTTTACAAGATGCTGCTTGCTCTACAATTTCTAACGGGATAAATGCATCTGCTTCTGCTTTAGGAAATTCACCAAGTACACGTACACGCCAAACATCTGAACCCTCACCATATTTCTTTTTCAATACTTCTATATTGTCTTTACTGGTTCGAGGGCTATCTAAGCTAGAGACTTTATGTATTTTATATAAATCTCTGTCACGATTATGAGAATCATAAAATACACCGCTTGTTCTTGTTGGGTTTCCGCATAAAAACAATTTATTTTCTGCGCCAGATAAAGTACCGAGTATGGCTTCCATAATAGGATCTGCTATACCAGAAGCTTCATCACATACAAATAACATATAATCTTCGTGGAAACCCTGCATATTCTCCGGCTTCGTTGCTGTTCTAGCAGTAGCAAACCAACGTTCTTCACTACCAATCATGTATACTCGTGTTTTAGTCCATTTAAGAAGATTTTTAACTGCACTTCCTTCTAACCATTTGGCTATTTCGGCCCAAAGTACAGTAAATAACTGTTCCTTTGTAGGGGCTGTACATATAACTTTTGGATTCGGCCTACAGCAGAGGAACCAGATAACAACGACTGACTCAAGACCTGTTTTACCAACACCTTGGCCAGAACGCACTGAAACCTTTGGACTTTGTGCCAAATCCATAAGAACTTTTCTCTGCCATTCATCCGGATAAAAACCAAGCATATCCTCGGCAAACGCAACTGGATCATCCCAATAAACATCGATAATCTCCATAAATTTACTAAAAGCCGTATTACTCATTAGCTTCAGCTTCCTTTTGTTTACGTCTGCGCTCTGCTATCTTCATAAGTGACTCTTTCCAGTCTTCTGTATTCTGATTAGTATCACCATCAACTTTAATAGCAGCGATTTCTTTCTTGAGTTTCTCAATGCGTAGTTTTTGTTCTTCTGTATTAGCTAATCTATCGTATTTTTCAATTAGATTTACTAGCGTTGACATTGCTTTCGATTGAGCATTTAAGAAACTAGCTTGCTTATCCCAAGCAAATTGAATTTCCCACTCTTCCTCATAGCCACTTTCCGTAAGTTTGTTTTTCCGCAGTTCTTTGGTCATGTCTTCGTTGTCTTTAACAAACATAATACGTTGAGCATGAATGATTTGAGTGTACTGCAGCATAATACTGTCCCAAATGATTGTTAAGGAATCGTTGTTAACCGCTTCTTTTAATTCTTCTTTTAAATCATATATTTCTTGCGGCAAATACTTTCTATACAATCCATGACTAACAGCATTACCATTACGCAGTGGAGCAGAACCTCCGGAATTACCGACAGCATTTTTATTACCCTTTTTAGCTCCACCACGATTGTTTACAGCATTCTTATTACCCTTGGGTGCTCCTGGTTTCTTTTTGGAGTACTCCGTATCTTTCTTTGGAGTACTCCGTTCATTTTTATGGAGTACTCCATTTAATTTGTCTATCCATCCATCTTTGGATTTCCATCCGCCAACCGTTTTTTCACTTACAGTTTTTTCGGATGTAGACAACAATTCGGCAATTTTACGATTCGTAATATCACCATTATGTTCTTTAAATATTTCATACGCTTTGTTACGGTCTGGACTTCGTTGTCTGGCCATAATTACATAACACCTGCCCCCTTATCCAATTGTTTGCACTTCCTTCTCTAAACACTCAATGCATATATGAGCATTATCCGTATTTGCTTCACGGAGATATGTTTTATCAAAATGAGTAATAGTTAATGGCATTTTTAATGTCCACATGCACGGCTCATTACAAACAGAGCATGTAGGAACGTTTATAGTTTCTTCTTCCATTTACACCACCTCACGCTAATTGCTTTACAAAATAAAAAAGCAGCGTAATCGCTACTTTTGTGGTTTCTAATTTATAAACTGAAATCTTCTAATGATTTATCTATCTCATCTTGTTGGATTCCTATATAACGTAACGTAATCGATGGAGCAGAATGATTAAAGATTGTTTGTAACATTACTACATCTTTTGTCTTCTGATAATAATGATAGCCAAAAGTTTTTCTAAGCGTATGCGTTCCAATTTCATCAAGCCCTACTTTTTCAGCAGCGGTATTCATGATTCGATAAGCTTGAATTCTAGTGATAGGCTTTTTTGTCTTTTTAGAAGCAAATAAACAATCCGTTTCGTTCATTCCACTTACATATTCGTTTATTTTTTCTCTTAACGCTGTATTGATAATGAAACGCTTATCTTTCCCAGTCTTCTGTTCTTTAATAACAATGTGAGTTCTTTCTTTCACATCATTTACATGTAACTTTAATAAGTCACTAATTCTTAGACCTGTATTGATTCCCATTTCAAATAAAAACAAATCACGATAAGATTGGCGACGTAAAACCTCTTTCACTTCTTCTAATTTTTTCTTATCTCGAATTGGTTGCACAAACTTCATTCCTTACCCCTCCATACGTTATGTTACATTAGATGTATCTTTATTATACAATATGTTACATAAAATATGGTAGTTATTTTTATAAATAGACCCAAACGTTGATATAACAGCATTTCTCTTCATAAATCTAATGTAACAAAATACATGATGTGTTACATTAGATGGTTTTTACTTATCTTTTACAATATTTGGTTTGTGTTGAGTTTGTTTCGTTTTTACATGAGCATCTGAACCACTCTTCAAACCGCTCTCTATTTATCACCCAAGTTCCACCGATCTTTTTAGATTCAATAGCACCTGCTGCACATAGATTCTTTATATGACCAGGAGAAAGGCTGCTAATAAGATGAGCGTCATTAACACCGATAACATTATCTAATGCTGCGTATGCTTTTAAATTAACATCTTCCCATTTAACTCCATACATACCTATACCAAATTCATTCATTTTTGCTTCATCTGCTATTCTCTCTAAACGATCTAATACAATAGCATTAATTAATTCCCATGTAACTGCACCAGATAAAACGCGTGTCTTTAATTCTGTTGTTAAATCATTCAATAATTCTAATTGCATATGTATCACCTCATGTATAAAACTACTAAATTTCGTTAATAACGATAGTATGCAAAGTAGGAAAAAAGGTTGGCGCCGTAAAATATCCTTTGCGTGTTTCTGAAACGCTCACGAATAAAGAGCGCGCTCTGAAAGTAACATGTGAATATGTACATAACAGATCCGGAGTTTGGATGTTATTGCCCAACGGAAACGATTTTAAAATCAAAGCCGTCGTTGGGCTATTCGTGTTTTCTATTTCATTACATGCAACACGTTTGCGCTTATCTTCCCTTAACAGCAAATAAGATGCTACAAAAATAACCGCTGCACAAACGTATACCTATTTAGATATCAAATTCATTGTTATTTATGTTTAATATGTAATTTCTATATAACAAAGAAAATAGCACCCATTACGGATGCTACTCTTTAATTAATACCTTTCTTGGTGTACTTCCTTCATACGGACCAATGACTCCATTTTCTTCAAGACGATCAATAATCTTTGCTGCACTCGTATAACCAATTCTAAATCTACGCTGCAGCATTGTTACTGACGCAGCTTGCATTGCTATTACACATTGTCTTGCTTCCTTATAATGTTTATCTGCAATCTCATCGCTTAAATATTTTCCTGACATATAAATTTCCACCTTTCAAATAAATATATAATTAGAATTTCTATTCCTCTCATAGCCACCGCACTCTTACATTTTTAAATTTGACTACGCGCCTTACGTCAGTGGCTATGAGAGAAGCAAAATTTCTCCCAGGAATTTTTTAATTTTATATCGGGCTATTTCCGTACCCCTTTAAATTGACACCCTATTAGTAGGCACAGGTATCAACTTAAAGGAGAACAGAAGCTCTCCTCCGTTTAGACCTTTTAAATTAATGAAGTTTTGAAGAATATTCTAATTACGATTGAAATCAAGAAATACATACAAAGTAAGGCTCGTAACCTCTTACCTTGCACCTTTAAAATAAATCCTCTTGCAGATAAGGAAGAGCAACGCTATATGTTCACTCATCACCTAACTACAAGAGCTGGTTTCGGCCTCTCATATATAGGTGGCATTCGTAAGGCGAAAATATCCCTCTTGCAAGTTAAATCATGCAAAATAGACTACCTTCTAATTGTCTAGCTATTTTAACGTCAGATCGTTGTATTGATTTCTGGATGGTTCCTTTCGATACTTTCATTAATTTGGAAATTTTATCCATAGACAAACAATTCCCCTTAAACATTATATAAATCTCTCTTTCATTTTCCGTTAATGTTGATAAAGCATCTTCTAACTTAATACGTTCCCATTCAGTAATTACATTCTCTTTGGGCTTATCATCCCACTCATATAGCGTTTCTGCACTTCTCAAATACTTTTGCATTAGTAATGGGTTTACTGCAGTATTACGTTGATATGCCGCTCTACGCTCAATACCTCTTATAGCCCCTGGTTCTTTCGCTGTTCGCATCCATTCCAGAGCATAATTTATATCACTAATCATTTCATTAATAATACTTATATCCTTTTCTGTCGCGCCCACCTTAGATTCTTCTAATGTCTTTCTTGTTTTGGTATACTGCTCCACTAAATCTTTCATACCAGGTTCCTC is a window from the Bacillus thuringiensis genome containing:
- the terS gene encoding phage terminase small subunit, which encodes MARQRSPDRNKAYEIFKEHNGDITNRKIAELLSTSEKTVSEKTVGGWKSKDGWIDKLNGVLHKNERSTPKKDTEYSKKKPGAPKGNKNAVNNRGGAKKGNKNAVGNSGGSAPLRNGNAVSHGLYRKYLPQEIYDLKEELKEAVNNDSLTIIWDSIMLQYTQIIHAQRIMFVKDNEDMTKELRKNKLTESGYEEEWEIQFAWDKQASFLNAQSKAMSTLVNLIEKYDRLANTEEQKLRIEKLKKEIAAIKVDGDTNQNTEDWKESLMKIAERRRKQKEAEANE
- a CDS encoding DEAD/DEAH box helicase family protein, translated to MSNTAFSKFMEIIDVYWDDPVAFAEDMLGFYPDEWQRKVLMDLAQSPKVSVRSGQGVGKTGLESVVVIWFLCCRPNPKVICTAPTKEQLFTVLWAEIAKWLEGSAVKNLLKWTKTRVYMIGSEERWFATARTATKPENMQGFHEDYMLFVCDEASGIADPIMEAILGTLSGAENKLFLCGNPTRTSGVFYDSHNRDRDLYKIHKVSSLDSPRTSKDNIEVLKKKYGEGSDVWRVRVLGEFPKAEADAFIPLEIVEQAASCKVEPTGETLDLGVDVARFGDDETVIAPRIGNKVFKLLNHYKQDTMETAGHVLKLAKEYMAKYKQLKRVDIKVDDSGVGGGVTDRLKEVIKSERLPFKVYPVVNNGKPLDDEHYDNAGAEGWAVVRDLLEENMKAFIQGEEPTMEIPNDEKMISQFSSRKYRITSRGKIALERKEEMKKRGLQSPDRADAIVLAFYKPKVVMGGKVKRV
- a CDS encoding phage portal protein, encoding MSDKKTIKNVKVFGINKAADDPKNREDNSKQMAVDPFAQTYSDKGLIKPPYDMAVLLEIKESNPIHSACISAKVDDIAGVGFDFAPFEEVKEAASQEQYKRLKEFMRNCNPEMTSSEIIRAVWDDYETVGWGIIEVVRNNKNEPSELYHIPAHTVRAHKDKVRFAQSVNNKERWFKKFGYPDDFRLADGRPLNEEDIAENGTEKAGEVIVIRKFGSRSSYYGIPNYVSSIGSIVGSQAVRDYNINFFTGKTIPDSILFIEGVDEIDDGTENELKVFFSTETKGEHHKLAVVPVPHGAKARLEKISPDVKEGSFRLYKQDSAMEICVAHRVPPYRIGWAMTGSLGQTTAKEMNEMYKRSIIEPGQEILEHRLNNQLFRVFADILGGLDWHFKLNEIDTDDREADLKYAKDSYEGGILKLNESRKVVGYEPVPEGDKFYDGKTEPSPPEPIAKSADDEQDNLIAINAFREKHEEIEKAMQKKVADFFQSREKGS
- a CDS encoding helix-turn-helix domain-containing protein, coding for MQLELLNDLTTELKTRVLSGAVTWELINAIVLDRLERIADEAKMNEFGIGMYGVKWEDVNLKAYAALDNVIGVNDAHLISSLSPGHIKNLCAAGAIESKKIGGTWVINRERFEEWFRCSCKNETNSTQTKYCKR
- a CDS encoding site-specific integrase — its product is MKFVQPIRDKKKLEEVKEVLRRQSYRDLFLFEMGINTGLRISDLLKLHVNDVKERTHIVIKEQKTGKDKRFIINTALREKINEYVSGMNETDCLFASKKTKKPITRIQAYRIMNTAAEKVGLDEIGTHTLRKTFGYHYYQKTKDVVMLQTIFNHSAPSITLRYIGIQQDEIDKSLEDFSL
- a CDS encoding sigma factor-like helix-turn-helix DNA-binding protein; its protein translation is MKDLVEQYTKTRKTLEESKVGATEKDISIINEMISDINYALEWMRTAKEPGAIRGIERRAAYQRNTAVNPLLMQKYLRSAETLYEWDDKPKENVITEWERIKLEDALSTLTENEREIYIMFKGNCLSMDKISKLMKVSKGTIQKSIQRSDVKIARQLEGSLFCMI
- a CDS encoding XkdF-like putative serine protease domain-containing protein, which translates into the protein MGYELKNANISYVSLVTKGANGRQFAIMKSATAKQPNISKQVPILKTEEDKQLVTGVVYEPDVEDTHGDTMTAEEIEKAAYTFMENYQHIDKQHDEIAGKGTVVENWIAKSDMTVGDQEVKAGTWLMTVRVDDTDTWEEIKKGEVTGFSMGGFGERVEIAKADDLTHEEKGIIRKMVGFFKGEKHEIKKGEVKDRFVDERQNRDLRAVFNLFEDVFYWEIWESNPDIDRMATALDDMKDILSSIKGGYTIAKSEDSVQAENIVLESIKKAGKVLSQKNHEKLDEALALISEIKEAASPQEEDEMKAEDIAEIVKQAVEPLTTKLDKIEKQVNGEEIEPKPEELTEEEKTAAVIQKALEPFAERLENIEKAASIRKGLDPDELFTPGQQPIKKSVFAGLDLK
- a CDS encoding YqbF domain-containing protein, whose amino-acid sequence is MKVVTLRYGGTYTAYGQKFKNGQEETIANEKADYLVSTGHFEFVKEVDKKEKET
- a CDS encoding phage head morphogenesis protein, with translation MFVDEVTDTLQDDVTEFVQSTIASNGLTWMVLDPIGDVAAKWVATYAFELAKGIHETTKDRLRETMLKNLSEGMGVDALSVSIADVMSEASNYRAMMIARTETTYAMNYGNLIAYKGANRNKKTWLTGNDERVCKECGGLHGETVDIDDLFSNGKMCPPAHPHCRCTMISEE